ATTGTGTGAGAAAATCTTAGAGAAAGAAAACGAGATCCTCACTCGTTTTCTTTGGCTCGTTTGATCAGTGAATAAAACGCTAAGAAAAATCCGAAGAAAAAACCAACGAGAAGCCAAAGAGGTTCTGTTTTGAAATATTCGTCTAGGTAATATCC
This portion of the Leptospira terpstrae serovar Hualin str. LT 11-33 = ATCC 700639 genome encodes:
- a CDS encoding AtpZ/AtpI family protein, which encodes MTKESEKPSDKKQEKSPMAMAGAGFEFVTSIALFVVGGYYLDEYFKTEPLWLLVGFFFGFFLAFYSLIKRAKENE